The Caulifigura coniformis genome includes a region encoding these proteins:
- the trhO gene encoding oxygen-dependent tRNA uridine(34) hydroxylase TrhO, with protein sequence MKSVLNIAAYRFAPLQALKELQAGLRELCTSLEIRGTILLAPEGINLFLAGSHPALETVLARLRTIEGLEGLTAKESFSARQPFRKLLVKIKKEIITFGRPEARPDQDGGRRIGPAELKRWLDEGREVTLLDTRNTYEVEVGTFRNAIAPPLQDFSRFPELVAQLPEELKEKPIVTFCTGGIRCEKAAPWMEMAGFQNVLQLDGGILKYFEECGGAHFEGNCFVFDLRTAVTPELTPVVDEIAAAVPEINPNAASSTAAPACRALANAAPGD encoded by the coding sequence ATGAAGTCGGTTCTGAATATTGCCGCGTATCGATTCGCTCCACTCCAGGCCCTGAAGGAGTTGCAAGCCGGACTGCGGGAGCTGTGCACTTCCCTGGAAATTCGCGGGACCATTCTGCTGGCTCCTGAGGGAATCAACCTCTTCCTCGCGGGATCACACCCCGCGCTGGAGACGGTGCTGGCCAGGCTGCGAACCATTGAGGGGCTTGAAGGGCTCACCGCCAAAGAGAGCTTCAGCGCAAGGCAGCCGTTCCGGAAACTGCTGGTCAAAATCAAGAAAGAGATCATCACCTTCGGACGTCCAGAGGCCCGCCCCGACCAGGACGGCGGTCGGCGCATCGGGCCGGCGGAGTTGAAACGATGGCTCGATGAAGGCCGCGAAGTGACGCTCCTCGACACTCGCAACACCTATGAGGTGGAAGTCGGGACATTCCGGAACGCCATCGCTCCGCCGCTGCAAGACTTCAGCCGCTTTCCGGAGCTCGTCGCGCAGCTGCCCGAGGAGCTGAAGGAGAAGCCGATCGTCACGTTCTGCACGGGGGGGATTCGCTGCGAGAAGGCCGCCCCGTGGATGGAGATGGCCGGCTTCCAGAACGTGCTGCAGCTCGACGGCGGGATCCTGAAGTACTTCGAAGAATGCGGGGGCGCCCATTTCGAAGGGAACTGCTTCGTATTCGATCTGCGGACGGCGGTCACTCCGGAGCTGACGCCGGTGGTCGACGAAATCGCAGCCGCCGTTCCCGAGATCAATCCGAACGCCGCGTCGTCGACCGCCGCCCCTGCGTGTAGGGCTCTCGCGAACGCCGCCCCGGGGGACTGA
- a CDS encoding DEAD/DEAH box helicase, with product MLFQDLGLAEPVLKAVTAEGYTTPTPIQEGAIPHIMEGRDLIGTAQTGTGKTAAFALPILHRLITIPDNQNGYYRPRVLVLSPTRELATQIADSFETYGAGSGMRHVTVYGGVSQVPQVKMLRRGVDIIIATPGRLLDLHNQGCLQLESIEMFVLDEADRMLDMGFMPDIRRIIDQLPAERQTLLFSATMPPAIERLASELLKNPAEVRIAPKAATTDLVTQSVFHVERGNKPAALASYLTSQPVERAVVFTRTKQSAERVATRLCRAGLSADAIHGNKTQNARQRTLNAFRANRVTVLVATDVAARGLDVDGVSHVVNYDLPMEPETYVHRIGRTGRAGAFGVAMSFVDREQRSLLGAIERLLRKKIPVQAIDINDNASALALPGSPPSPVESTPAPKPRQAPPPHHDRPKGEYRENGPRREYREQGQGNRYEGRRDGESRGNGEGRSYGDRQNRSYGNRPQGQQGGRPAYGSRPKPGDRPKYGERPKYGERPKYGERREEGRSQDRPQYGARPPRQQYGDRPKFVPRERSEQAAGDQPQGGDAPAPRQSERRFERRPAGDRPQGRYQGGRPAYGDRPRRDGEGRPVYGDRPRRDGEGRQVYGERRPGGKFPPKRFEGQRQAQGKDQRPRRHDDAAAVLPPAGPRKEMREGSQSAGADGQQARRKAPFMKKKRHQGGPGGSHSTGPATPRRYDNGSAE from the coding sequence ATGTTGTTTCAAGACCTTGGCCTTGCCGAACCAGTGCTGAAAGCAGTGACTGCGGAGGGCTACACCACCCCGACGCCGATCCAGGAAGGCGCGATTCCGCACATCATGGAGGGGCGCGACCTGATCGGGACCGCACAGACGGGAACCGGCAAGACCGCTGCGTTCGCGCTGCCGATCCTGCATCGGCTCATCACGATTCCGGACAACCAGAACGGCTACTACAGGCCCCGCGTCCTTGTCCTCTCGCCGACCCGCGAACTCGCTACGCAGATTGCGGACAGCTTCGAGACCTACGGCGCCGGCAGCGGGATGCGTCACGTCACCGTGTACGGCGGCGTCAGCCAGGTGCCGCAGGTGAAGATGCTGCGCCGCGGCGTCGACATCATCATCGCGACCCCCGGCCGCCTGCTCGATCTCCACAACCAGGGCTGCCTGCAGCTCGAGTCGATCGAGATGTTCGTGCTCGATGAAGCCGACCGCATGCTCGACATGGGATTCATGCCCGACATCCGGCGGATTATCGATCAGCTTCCCGCCGAGCGTCAGACACTCCTGTTCTCGGCGACGATGCCCCCTGCCATTGAGCGGCTGGCCTCTGAACTGCTGAAGAACCCGGCCGAAGTGCGGATCGCCCCCAAGGCGGCCACGACCGACCTCGTCACGCAGAGCGTCTTCCACGTCGAGCGCGGCAACAAGCCGGCTGCGCTGGCCTCGTACCTCACGAGCCAGCCGGTCGAGCGAGCCGTGGTCTTCACCCGGACGAAGCAGTCGGCCGAACGCGTCGCCACGCGGCTCTGCCGCGCCGGGCTCTCGGCCGACGCGATCCATGGAAACAAGACGCAGAACGCGCGGCAGCGCACGCTGAACGCGTTCCGCGCGAACCGCGTGACGGTGCTCGTCGCGACTGACGTCGCGGCCCGCGGACTCGATGTCGACGGCGTGTCGCACGTCGTCAATTACGACCTCCCGATGGAGCCTGAGACCTACGTCCACCGCATTGGCCGCACCGGCCGGGCAGGGGCGTTCGGAGTCGCGATGTCGTTCGTCGACCGCGAGCAGCGCAGCCTGCTTGGCGCCATCGAACGACTGTTGCGCAAGAAGATTCCGGTCCAGGCGATCGACATCAACGACAATGCGTCGGCGCTGGCCCTTCCGGGCAGCCCGCCGTCACCCGTCGAGTCGACGCCCGCCCCGAAGCCGCGCCAGGCACCTCCTCCGCACCACGATCGGCCGAAAGGCGAATACCGCGAGAATGGCCCGCGCCGCGAATACCGTGAACAGGGCCAGGGGAACCGGTATGAAGGCCGTCGTGATGGCGAAAGCCGGGGCAACGGTGAAGGCCGTTCCTACGGTGACCGCCAGAACCGTTCCTACGGCAATCGCCCGCAGGGCCAACAGGGTGGTCGGCCGGCCTACGGCAGCCGCCCCAAGCCGGGTGACCGGCCGAAGTATGGCGAGCGCCCCAAATACGGTGAGCGTCCGAAGTATGGCGAACGGCGAGAGGAAGGCCGCTCGCAGGATCGGCCGCAGTACGGCGCCCGTCCGCCGCGTCAGCAGTACGGCGACCGTCCGAAGTTTGTGCCCCGGGAACGCTCAGAACAGGCCGCTGGCGATCAGCCGCAGGGCGGAGATGCTCCGGCCCCGCGGCAGTCGGAGCGGCGGTTCGAGCGGCGTCCTGCCGGTGACCGCCCGCAAGGCCGTTACCAGGGAGGCCGCCCGGCCTACGGCGATCGGCCACGCCGCGACGGCGAAGGTCGTCCCGTCTACGGTGACCGTCCCCGCCGTGACGGCGAAGGTCGCCAGGTCTATGGAGAGCGCCGTCCTGGCGGAAAGTTCCCGCCCAAACGGTTTGAAGGTCAGCGGCAGGCCCAGGGCAAGGATCAGCGTCCCCGCCGGCACGACGACGCGGCGGCTGTTCTGCCTCCCGCCGGTCCCCGCAAGGAAATGCGGGAAGGTTCGCAGTCGGCCGGAGCCGATGGCCAGCAGGCCAGGCGGAAAGCGCCCTTCATGAAGAAGAAGCGTCATCAGGGGGGCCCCGGCGGTTCACACTCGACGGGACCGGCCACTCCCCGCCGCTACGACAACGGCTCGGCCGAGTGA
- a CDS encoding DUF6655 family protein, which translates to MGKRIRTRPARIACIDRRSRKRRFVLAALCSTVVGLTGCGTILQNSATEQLLASDAVDSAVSSIDFRPLAGQKVFFETRYIQNLKTIGFVSAEYIISSLRQAMVGSGVLLQDTAAQADLIVEARVGTLGADGNDIIYGLPSSNAGAATAAAAAATSMPTTITSIPEISLAKKKNQLAAAKVACFAYARESKERVWQSGLATAKSTAQDSWFLGAGPFQKGSIYTKTGIAGSTLDVGRDGMDMPAVGFREPAVFEHFATSKPKDEPGKSEVITASGEEPAKK; encoded by the coding sequence ATGGGAAAGCGCATCAGGACTCGACCCGCACGCATTGCGTGCATCGACCGGCGCTCGCGGAAGCGACGTTTCGTGCTGGCCGCACTCTGTTCCACGGTCGTCGGACTGACTGGTTGCGGAACGATTCTGCAGAACAGCGCCACCGAACAGCTCCTGGCGTCGGATGCCGTCGACTCGGCCGTTTCGAGCATTGATTTCCGACCCCTCGCCGGCCAGAAGGTCTTCTTCGAAACGCGCTACATCCAGAACCTGAAAACAATCGGTTTCGTTTCGGCGGAGTACATCATCAGTTCGCTCCGCCAGGCAATGGTCGGCTCCGGTGTGCTGCTGCAGGACACCGCGGCCCAGGCTGACCTCATTGTGGAAGCCCGCGTCGGAACTCTGGGCGCCGACGGAAACGACATCATCTACGGACTTCCCTCCAGCAACGCCGGCGCTGCGACTGCCGCCGCAGCCGCAGCGACCTCGATGCCGACCACCATCACTTCCATTCCGGAAATCTCGCTGGCCAAGAAGAAGAACCAGCTCGCGGCGGCCAAAGTCGCGTGCTTCGCGTACGCCCGGGAGTCGAAAGAACGCGTCTGGCAGTCCGGACTGGCCACCGCGAAGAGCACGGCCCAGGATTCGTGGTTTCTCGGAGCCGGCCCGTTCCAGAAGGGCTCCATCTACACGAAGACCGGCATCGCCGGATCGACGCTCGATGTCGGCAGGGACGGGATGGACATGCCTGCGGTCGGATTCCGCGAGCCGGCCGTGTTTGAGCACTTCGCCACGTCGAAGCCGAAGGACGAACCGGGCAAGTCCGAGGTCATTACCGCCTCGGGCGAAGAACCCGCGAAGAAATAA